The Megalobrama amblycephala isolate DHTTF-2021 linkage group LG10, ASM1881202v1, whole genome shotgun sequence DNA segment ttaatcaaagaagaatcctgaaaaaaatgtatcacaatttggttaaaatgttaagcagcacaactgttttcaattttgataatatataattttaaaaacatctaacATACATTAATTTTTTCAGACCATGACCTTGTGCACCTTTATATATTGCGCCCTAGCACCGTGCTGCAATCTTCAGGCTCCACAAAAGAGCTTGATTGTATTTATAGTGGTTGTTTCCACACACAATACTCACTTGCACACATAGTCGGCCTCACAAACCCGAAGCTGGACCAGGCAATTGGGTTTTTCCCTTTCTTCATACGAGCACGCAGGCACAATGGTCTGGCGCCGACGCTCTGCGCATGCAGTGTCGGAGCACGGACAGAAGAGTAGCTCATGCGTGTAGTCGGGCGGCACACGGTCGAAGAACTTTCTCAGTGCTTTGCTGCAGCGGGCACGGTTACAGGGCCCGGCTAGGGCTGATGGGGCGATGCATGCCGACACATACTCCGTTCGTAGCTTCTGACATGTCTCATCAACATTACAGGCCTTGGCGGCATCCAAACAACGGTTCACAGTTGTCATGCCCACCTCAGACTCTAAAAGGAAAGGGAGAGAATAAAGAGATTAACGTGTTAGTTACACTTGCCTCCACTGGAGTACAAACAAAAAGGTACTTGCAGTGGCTGCAGCCGTTCAGTCGCTGTCCAGTGCTGAAACAGAATCACAGAATACCCAACCACAGCTGCAAAATGTGGCATTACCTACCAGTTCACATGACATAATTTGTACACcaacttagaaaactattttgCAAGGTGGCGatttcatatgaattcatatgatGTGATTTTTAAGGAAAAGTacgttgtttttttgtttgttttttttagaaaaaatttaacactgtgtcctaaccagacgtgaCGCTGTGACACACGATAAAAGGTATCTTTTAAATGTTAAGCCGCtgtcacactagactttgaacgtgcgaaatttcatttttttttatttttaatttttaatttttttatacgTGCTAAATCCGATGCTGCAATGGTCGTGATATGATGTCACAGTCTACAGCgtcttttttatataaacatgaattcaacagATCACATATagtaatacattcaaaatgtaaaaatatacaacCTACTcaactttactgcaaaaatatcattcttttaattcagccaagagtTCATGCCGTGACGAATCGATCTTCTACTGTCTGCACGTCTTCACATGATGCAaattcgcaggtcagagttcaccaaacttgaactttggaatgCAGAGAAATGCGAAACTTTTCGCACAAGCTTGTGTTTCCAGTCTGATACATTTGCATgtgtttgaatggaagtcaatggaacagAGTGCAGAGTGAAAAGTGtgtactgaagaaagaaagggaAAAAACCCAATTGCCTGGTCCAGCTTTGGGTTTGTGAGGCCGAATATGTGTGCAAGTGAGTATTGTTTGTTGAATGAGTGCAAAGTTTTTGTCCTAACTAGCTGCGAAGGCGACACGCGATGATACAAttttagaaacggtttctatttTTATGGCGACATCGCAGCTGGAACAACAACGCAAAGTATGATAATGATAATCTCAGGTACTGTTTATGcgctttatttaaaggtgccctagaaccagtttttacaagatgtaatataagtctaaggtgtcccctgaatgtgtctgtgaagtttcagctcaaaataccccatagatttttttaaataattttttttaactgcctattttggggcatcattaactatgcaccgattcagcgtgcggcccctttaaatcgtgcgctccctgaacatgggctggcatatgcaaatattgggggcgtacatattaatgatcctgactgttacataacagtcggtgttatgttgagattcgcctgttctttggaggtcttttatacaaattagatttacacaagaaggaggaagcaatggagtttgaaactcaatgtatgtcttttccatgtactgaactcttgttattcaactatgccaaggtaaatttaatttttgattctagggcacctttaatgttaaaagcatctaacgtgagtttgaatatcattttgtgtGTCTTTTATAGCCATACTGAAAGCAACAATGGACAATTCCCCTCAgatcttcaaaataaatgaaaagaaacaagaacgttcaaactgtcaactcattGTGAAAagacaagtgtattctatgacaaagattgtttcGGTAACTCAGTatgtacactgcaaaaaattctgttcttacttagaatttttgtcttgtttctagtccaaatatctaaaaatttatagatcaaaaaattattttcttgtttttaggaaaaataagtcaaaattaagtgagtttttccttaaaataagcaaaataatcttaatccaaactgaaaacaagattatattgcttatttttggtttgaaataagattattttgcttaccccattggcagattattttgcttgttttaaggaaaaactcactcaattttgacttatttttcctgaaaacaagaaaatattttttacttgtcaagaaaatgcttcttgattcaagaactttaagatattttgactagaaacaagacaaaaactctaagtaagaaaagcattttttgcagtgtatttttaataatgtaaaaatggtGTATTATTCATGAATATGATGTCTATTTCTTTGCGAGTGccggtgttgtgccgaatttcgactccctgccaaattattacccccctcgTTGAAGTCGCTATCtgcctaatcctaaccccacccctaatcctaacccctccCCCACACCGATTTCCTAAACCTACCATTACTAGGGGGGGTAATAATATGGCGGGAGTAGGGATTTGGCACAACACCTGGAGCTTGCCGAGAGAGCCCGCCCAtgcgctcttctgattggttgtgatttttgattgacatTATAACGTCTCAATCGCGTCAGATCTGGTGTGGACAGACATTTTGTTTTGTCACTGGAATCTTTTCGCATCATATCCTGTTAGGACATGGTACGTGAAGGTCCACCCTCAAACCTAACCGTCAGTGGGGCATAAGCAAATCatatcaaattaaaatgtaaaagtgagattgtatgaattcatatgaatttgtcaaaacaaaaaacttgttATGAATCGGCATGAGAGTGTTGAATGCACTTACAAAAGCCCTCCAATTTAATAACTTTGCTCACTTCTTATGTTcgttctttaatttttttctttcatattcAAGAGATTGTGCTCAAAATCTGTTGAAAACATACAAATGAGATTGTAGCATGCAGTAGGCACAAATGTTGTCAAAACGTAAAACAGTTCTGAATCGGCCTGACAGTGTGTTCAATGCACTTCCAAAAGCCTTCTAGTTCAATAACTAATGTCATCTATTGTATCCACTACTCAGAGGGCCAGGGATATGCATATTGTTCCAGACGCTGTGAGTTTTCGTGACGGCCTTGTCCAGCTGTCAGAGCGGGCTGAGTTCTGGAGGTACGCTCTTGCTCATTGTTCTAATGAGGGTTGAGGTTCACGCGGAACGTCTCTTTCTCTCATGTACTAATgaaggtttgagttggtctgcTCAAAGTGGATGTGAGTCTGGGTGGCCTGTGTGTGCTGCTAATGAATAGAGCATGAGTGAGAATGAAAGTTGAATGAGTCTGGTCTCTATCACAGAGCAGGTCCCAGCTGAGACTGGCTGCTCCTGCTGCTTCATTTTTCATATCAGACTAATGTGGGCCGCAGAGAGCCTGCCAGCATTACACTGCCATAGAGCTcgctttatctctctctctctctctctctctctctctctcccccatGAGCCATGAACTTTTTTAGCCACTGCCCTCTTCATTGTCGTCTTTTCTTCATCTTCACCTCCTCTATATCTTTAAGCACGCATGCTCTATTTATTagccatccatccaaccatcccaTGGTTTTTCTTTGCTTCCTTCCTTCAGTTTTTGTTTCCTTCCATCCTATCTTTCCTTTCCttctttgctctttttttcttaatttctttgttttcttcctTTGCTTTCATCCTTTCTTTGCTTCATTCCTTTGCTTCATCCCCCTTTTTCTTCATTCCTTTgctttttccttttatttttcttcccATATTTCTTCTTTCTACTTTTCCTCTTCTTTAATTCcatcattttgttttctttcttcctACTTTCATTTCTTCTTAGCATGCTTTCTTTGcttccttctttccttcctttaTTCCTTGCTTTGCTTGCTTCTTTCCTTCCTTtattttccttccttccttccttccttctgtcCATTGCTTTCTTCCTTCCATTCCTTCTGTCCATTGCTTCTTTCATTGCTTCCTTCCTTCATTTACTCATTTGCTTCATTCCTTTCTTTGTTTCCTtgcttccttccttcctttctttATTTCCCTCCTTTGCTTCCTGTCTTCCTTTATTCCTTGCTTTGATTgcttctttccttccttcatttCCCTTCCTTCCATTGCTTCTTTCGTTGCTTCCTTACTTCATTTAATCCTTTGCTTCAttccttttattttgtttcctttttctttctttctttctttctttctttctttctttctttctttctttctttctttctttctttctttctttctttctttcatttgcTTCCTGTCTTTCTTTTCTTGCAATCTTCCTTCCTTTGCTTGcattttccttccttccttccttccttccttccttccttccttccttccttccttcctttatTTCCCTCCTTTGCTTCCTGTCTTCCTTTATTCCTTGCTTTGATTgcttctttccttccttcatttCCCTTCCTTCCATTGCTTCTTTCGTTGCTTCCTTACTTCATTTAATCCTTTGCTTCAttccttttattttgtttcctttttctttctttctttctttctttctttctttctttctttctttctttctttctttctttctttctttctttctttctttctttctttctttctttctttctttcatttgcTTCCTGTCTTTCTTTTCTTGCAATCTTCCTTCCATTGCTTGCattttctttccttccttccttccttccttccttccttccttcgcTTCCTGTCTTCCTTTATTCCTTGCTTTGATTGCTTCTTTCCTTCCTTTATTTCCCTTCCTTCCATTGATTCTTTCGTTGCTTCCTTACTTCCTTTAATCCTTTGCTTCattccttttgttttgtttcgtttcattttctttctttctttttctttctttctttctttctttctttctttctttctttctttctttctttctttctttctttctttctttctttcatttgcTTCCTGTCTTTCTTTTCTTGCAATCTTCCTTCCATTGCTTGcattttccttccttccttccttccttccttccttccttccttccttccttccttccttccttccttccttccttcgcTTCCTGTCTTCCTTTATTCCTTGCTTTGATTGCTTCTTTCCTTCCTTTATTTCCCTTCCTTCCATTGATTCTTTCGTTGCTTCCTTACTTCCTTTAATCCTTTGCTTCattccttttgttttgtttcgtttcattttctttctttctttctttctttctttctttctttctttctttctttctttctttctttctttctttctttctttctttctttctttctttctttctttctttctttctttctttcgctTGCATTTTTCCTTCCTTCCGTCCttccttcatttctttctttcttttttctttcatattCAAGAGATTCTGCTCAATCTGTTTTGGCAAGATTTCTCATCCATCATTAAAGGATTTTGCGAGCTTGTGATCAATACTGAGCCAATATTCCGGTACTCATTACATTGCTGTATACACAGATTTGAGATGTAAGTACATCAGAGTTTGTTGGGACCAATCAAACTGTTATTAGAGGCCTTATACTTCACACATACACTTACACTCACTAATATATATCTACAATGAAAAATGTACCTTTCAAGGCTAATACAATATATTCattaaaatacactgaaaacCTCATGCCACATGAGTGGGATAATATGTAATAGAAATAATAAAGACAAAGTCAAATatgcagagagaaagagaaattaACAAAAGCACCTGTTTGGATAAGTGGGCTTTTTAATTTGAGACTGTTTTACTGGCAGAACAGCCTGTTACAAGGTCATTATAATGTTGagaatatatttcattaatttctcccatttttaacagtttctttgtcttttttttattattatttctgtgtctatctctcccctctctctctctctctctctctctctctctctctctctctaccctCCTGTTTCTAATTTCCACATTTCTGTTTGATCTTTGTTGTCTCAAGCCAGCTTGTTAAACGCTCTCTGTGTTTGAGAGTTGAGAGCAGCCATCATTAAAAGTCATGCATGAATGACCGACATTACTTCCATTACTTTGAAGAAATCGTTCTCTGTCCTATCCCCAAGagtttaaatgttattttatgtgcGTCTGCTTGGACTCAAGTGTGTCTATGAGTGTGTGCGAGCACTAGAGAGATGATGAGTAAATGGATCATTATGTGCTGCCCTCGGGGTCCATAAAATTCAGCTCATGCCTGAAGCACCCCATAAACTGAGGCTGACAAACTGACAGTTTTAGTCATGTGGCTCCTCCAAAAATAAGTTTCTAAACTTGGTATGCTGCTATTTTGAGGGAACATAATGAGATGGGAGAGAGAGATAAGAAAACGAAGAGCAAAAAGCCTTGATTACAAAACCAAATTCAGAAATAAATCATCCGACCGTCTTTGTTAGGTCCGATCTGAGAAACTACGGCCCGCAATGAAATGTTTGTTCTGCTCTTGTTGACAGGTCCCTAATGCACGTCTCATTTCGTAGAGAACGCAGTTTATCATCAACAGTGCAGATGAACTCcagttatgttatgttatatccAAGTACATTAAACAAAGTGCTCATGTTTTGCTGTTGTAAGCTATTAAGCTCTGCCCTATTAATAACTCTTCACTGCTAATGCTTGGCATAGAAGTGACAAAACACATCGTGATCAGTTCCAAATATCAGTTCCAACATCATAGTACATAATCGGCATAGTGTGTCTGTGCAAATCACTGACCTGCAGCGATGGAGGCCAGGCGAACATAATCAAAGCCCCGCTCAACAGGCTCATAGGGGTAATTCTCCACCAAGCTCAGCCCTGtaaacgcacacacaaacagggTTTTCGTGGCTATGGTAACAGAGTATTTTGTGTCGGTGAATAAATGAGAGTGTCACAGGTAAAAGTTCAGTTTGAAGTAATGCTTCTATAATGCTAAACTGGTTAGCATATTAAAACGCAGCATCTAATTAGCATCCGCTGAAGTGGTTTCCGGGGACCGCGTGGGTGTGTGGGCATTAGAACTTGTAATTGCATCATTGTGTGAGCGGGTGCTTTGTACGTGACAAAGACAAATTATGAATATGAATTCGCTCACCGTGCAGTACGGACTGCTTGAGGCTCCAGTAGATACTAAGACAGTTCTTCTCTCTCTTCATACCCCGTTTGCACTGGCATCGGTGCAGGGGGCTGGACAGCAGGGCCGTCACCGCGTTCTCACAGTGGTTGCGCGCACCCGGACCCAGCTTCACACTTCCGCCGCCTGCGATGCACTGCCGCAGCGTTCTCAAGCGCGGGCTGCATGCCTCGTCACTGGAGCATGAATCTCCTGCGGTCAGACAGTCCCACCGGCTCCCGAACACCAGCCGCGGCACCCCTGCACACAGATCATTTACAGAACATATAGACCTGTCCGTAACACTTAACGATAATGTCACGTTAGTTAATGTTGTTAGTtcatccattaaaggattagttcacttcagaattaaaatttcctgataatttacattgccatccaagatgtttgtctttctttcttcagtcgaaatgaaattaaggtttttgaggaaaacatttcaggatttttctccatatagtggacttcactggggttcgacgggttgaaggtccaaattgcagtttcagtgcagcttcaaacgGATCTACATGATCctagccgaggaataagggtcgaaacgatcggccattttctaaaaataaaaaataaaaatgtatatactttttaaccacaaatgctcatcttgcactctgtgatgcgccacacattacgtaatcatgttggaaaggtcacgcgtgacgtaggtcGAAGCCCTGTGGTAGGGTgaaaaaactccatctcattttctcctccttCTTCAAAATCTTCCGACATTgctgttttacctttttttgtaaagaccgtttgacttagtctttgcacgcttgctttgtaaacactggatagGTACTTTGACCCTTCAACCGTTGTAcctcattgaagtccactatatggagaaatattgtggaatgttttcctcaaaatccttaatttctttttgactgaagaaagaaagacataaacatcttggatgacatgggggtgagtaaattttaattctgaagtgaactaatcctttaactaataTTAAGTAACAATgagcattacattttttacagtaattatTAAGTAAGGTATAATCTACATCCAGCCAGTTGTTATTGCAAATTAAACCCCAATAGAGTGTACATTATCCTGCTTGTTACAAAGCTACTTACCACATAGTCTGAACACAAATACTGATTTgagtttaaatatttgattagcttaaaggtaccctagaattgaaaatttaatttacctcagcatagttaaataattagagttctgtacgtggaaatgacatacagtgagtctcaaacaccattgtttcctcctccttatgtaaatttgatttgtgaaaaagacctctgaagaacaggcgaatctcaacataacactgactgtgacgcaactgtcgggatcattaatatgtacgcccccaacttttgcatatgccaggccatgttcaaggcattacacaagccattattaacatctggagcagcacagcagagtcaacagactttatgcgggtaagcaagcaaggacaatagcaaaaaatggcagatggagcaataataactgacatgatccatgatatcatgatatttttagtgatatttgtgaattgtctttctaaatgtttcgttagcatgttgctaatgtactgttaaatgtggtttcttactgtattcacggagacaagagagccgttgttattttcattttttaaacacttgcagtctgtataattcataaacacaacttcattctttataaatctctccaatagtgtgtaatgttagctttagccacggagcaccatcaaactcattcagaatcaaatgtaaacatccaaataaataccatactcacatgatctgatatgctgcatgacgaacactttgtaaagatccattttgagggttatattaactgtgtgaactttgtttatgcaatgtattatagaatTGCGAGCCTGGGGatggggagcgcgagcatttaaaggggatgGGTGCTGAATCgacacatttataattatgccccaaaataggcagttaaaaaactgaaaaaaaaaaaaaaaaaaatctatggtgtattttaagctgaaacttcacagacacattcagggaacaccttagatttatattaaatatattaaatcttgtgaaaaagcgttctatggcacctttacgTTTCCATGAAGAAAAACAGCTCCTAGCAAGCAGCTAAGAtggacatttaaaggtgctaaagaggttctttttgttgactgagtttttgaaatgagcgcatgggtaagaacaacccccctccttcacagctcatttagagggaacgcctcccaaaactcgtgcacgagagtgtttaccaccggcattcgctgtgttattaagccgggcacacatttaacgactagctaaaacattctgactgtgctcaacatacagcgatttgtttcctgctcctgaagcagatttatatactttcacatggaatttgaacaccgactgtaatcgcagactgaaagcaactggctctgactggacgcctTTGAGcgtgatcagtcataagtatcaatttacattcataatcggccttacaatcgttacgTGTGTGCGCGACTTAAAGCCGcacacacacttagtggattcattatgtcagactcactgcaggtaactcataatctgcagttgttactcctgtctcctgacaaaattGCATGTGGCgactgtggagtgtggaaagttactggagcgcgcagccgcgcgtctctcacatggatcgtcatggcagtgattgacaagccagagggccaatccgcgcacgtctctcacaaggaacgtaatggcagtgattgacaagccagagggccaatcgtttacgcgatcatcactgatgtttttaaggccctaccttgtgcacagatgatgtatattaatattattccttcagtgcacctaataaatagtcttttatcagttagtaaagacagtttcaagtaatattgcaaaaatgtataaaacaaaacatcctctttagcacctttaaaggttagttcacccaaaaatgaagattctgtcattaatttctctccctcatgtcgttccaaacccgtaagaccttcattcatcttcagaacacaaattaagatatttttgatgaaatagccgagagctttctgactcctccatagacagcaatttaattatcACTGTCAATGCCCAGACAGGTACTAaaaacatcgttaaaatagtccatgtgactacagtggttcaaccttaattttatgaagcgacgagaatacttttgtgcaaaaacaaaacaaaaataacgactttatttaacaatctcttctcttcactgtcattctcctacgctgttgatGTAGTAAacagtgcagagcttccgtgttctacgtcagaacgccggctcagtattcttgccgcttcataaaattaaggttgaacattgtagtcacgtggactattttaacaatgtctttactacctttctgggcattgaaagtgataattaaattgctgtctatgaaaGACATTTCAGATGTTATGAAGTATGATATTGTTTGGTTTCATTTATCTTTGAGGTAAAAATATCTTGCTTTCACACCACAAGCGAACCGCCCCAGAGTTTGTTTGCAATCGGGCCGAGAGCAGCTCATTCAGGCGATCTCAGAGCGATTGTTTTGGTGCGGGTCCAAACACGATTGCCATGTTCACATATGCCTAAGTGAACTGAACCAAGAGAGAAAACACACCAGGTTCCAAAACAAATGCTCAGGTGTTAAAACACCCTAAATTGCtatctatggaggagtcagacagctctcggatttcatcaaaaatatcttaatttgtgttctgaagatgaacgaaggtcttacaggtttggaacgacatgagagtgaattttcatttttgcgtgatTTATCACtttaagggataatgtacagttGTAGGCCTATCACTTATTACAGAGCCTTTCACCAAATAAATAATGACGGGgatatgaaatattgattttagaGGAAATCTTACCTGTTTATTAACTTATAATCCATTACAGTGTACAAAACAATCATTCTAGCATCAGGATGAGAACTTTAACTATATTACcatgctttataagtatttttcattgttcatgttactaatgttaacaaatggaacctttttgtaaagtgtcactgatttatcattcataaaaaaaaaaaaactatattataatatacaacATGTATTGCTGTAAACAAACAGCAATATTAGGACTCCTGAATGTGGGCGACTAAGGGAATCATTTAAATGTCTATCCTATGTCAACCTCATCCATTTTCCCTGCCTTTTCACAGTTACGCCACTTGTTTTCAGAGGGTCAGCGAGCAGAAAAATGTGGAGgactgaatgacaaacaaccaGAGTTGTTCATCAAAGGATGAAATCATCTTTCCCGAAAATTACCTGCATAATCATATGcgacaaagcaaagcaaaacaaaactgtgCCCTTCTTTGAttgttaaaatatgaaaagagcCCGCATTCAAACCAGAAGTTAATGGCAGAGAATAATTCTgatttcccatcatgcactgctgTTTTATCTCAAGGGCAATAGATGCATCTCGCACATCTGTttagctgaaacccatgtcaaTAACTTCAGCAGGTAAAAATGATTTAAGCAGCTTTCTATAAGTTTCCTGATGCAGTGCACATACTACCTCATAGTCTTTGTTGAGCTTGTTTATTGTGTGATATATGCATCAAATGTCTTCTACTGCTGTCTTCTACATAATGAGATCTTAAATATCACGATCTCTGCACTGTTTAAAGAAGCCGAATGCAATAATGGTCTTATTGAGAGTAGTTTCAGCCTCAGACGGCCCTCCCACGGAGTGCCCACCATCCCTGCCCTGACCATCTGATTAATAAATCACACAAAACTGGCAAGCATATCTGAAAATGTTAGGTTAT contains these protein-coding regions:
- the gfra4a gene encoding GDNF family receptor alpha-4a — its product is MDLIGLYLFQLAIFGVPRLVFGSRWDCLTAGDSCSSDEACSPRLRTLRQCIAGGGSVKLGPGARNHCENAVTALLSSPLHRCQCKRGMKREKNCLSIYWSLKQSVLHGLSLVENYPYEPVERGFDYVRLASIAAESEVGMTTVNRCLDAAKACNVDETCQKLRTEYVSACIAPSALAGPCNRARCSKALRKFFDRVPPDYTHELLFCPCSDTACAERRRQTIVPACSYEEREKPNCLVQLRVCEADYVCKSRWAQFQHDCQPSKLTASGCQQENYGACLIAYTGLIGSIITPNYLDNSTSNVGPWCSCAASGNFRDQCNHFLSHFHDNNCLKNAILAFGNDTELKSATNQAPGSNTNAYNQMLVTSTETTTTTIGAAMETEQNILRPQMPTQMNERDRLWGDSTLPPPDLYDESPAAAHLAMLMWLLPFLLLALQL